The Chiloscyllium plagiosum isolate BGI_BamShark_2017 chromosome 43, ASM401019v2, whole genome shotgun sequence genome includes a window with the following:
- the ccdc65 gene encoding dynein regulatory complex subunit 2: MPKKSKKATKMTEEEQLLYMQQKMLEEEERQKKKEDMLNQFLKDKLSKEEHNTRLNTLKLNEKWRTVMREAKAAELRKDIEILSQTFERIVDRKDGVIRALTKDLEEAEEQYATALRNHVQNVDKLVDLQRSRLTIIENEFEAELASLKEEFDAERKQMIVQHEQEMTNLEDIMYAMDQIFGEVANEARQEFNSTRDDLKNKSLEEKHSLRVNLEGLVEDLWLQFQHALKNYIDSTEDRKIAFETLKARDEKSAKEIEMQMRKLQKMQDTIATLKVKIAVNSRKCEAQNKKLRDEKETIKQHFLMQKSQMNYLRACEHERLVKLTVESNAAIKTLKDICDKGEHVLKMAEMCRKLETEEEKVLPFYASSLTPEEEKKVEHLMMVKPCEELAEAMMDYVTLEQFWKRYNKVQLDQIVLQKEKHTLLQENRRLRQLLKQYLDGISVNEEILSNLNPLIVINNKTNVKMNMPVIEPAASKLVYNVTEAAHIINHTV, from the exons ATGCCGAAAAAATCTAAAAAAGCGACCAAAATGACCGAGGAGGAGCAACTGCTGTATATgcagcaaaaaatgctggaggaggaagagaggcaaAAAAAGAAAGAGGATATGCTGAATCAATTCTTAAAG GATAAACTGTCCAAGGAAGAGCACAACACCCGGCTGAACACGCTGAAGCTAAATGAGAAGTGGCGCACTGTGATGCGGGAGGCAAAAGCTGCAGAACTCCGGAAGGACATTGAGATCCTGAGCCAAACCTTTGAAAGAATTGTGGACCGGAAAGATGGTGTGATCAGG GCTTTAACAAAAGATTTGGAAGAGGCAGAGGAACAGTATGCAACAGCTCTGCGGAACCATGTTCAGAACGTGGATAAGCTGGTGGATCTGCAACGCAGTCGACTCACCATAATAGAGAATGAGTTTGAGGCAGAGTTGGCGTCACTGAAAGAAGAGTTTGATGCCGAAAG AAAGCAGATGATTGTGCAGCATGAGCAAGAGATGACCAATCTGGAGGATATCATGTATGCTATGGACCAGATCTTTGGTGAAGTTGCAAACGAAGCACGACAAGAATTCAACAGCACAAGGGATGACCTCAAAAACAAG AGTCTGGAGGAGAAGCATTCACTCCGAGTTAATCTGGAGGGATTAGTGGAAGATTTGTGGCTGCAGTTTCAACATGCATTGAAGAACTATATTGACTCAACTGAGGATCGAAAAATTGCATTTGAAACACTGAAAGCACGAGATGAaaagagtgcaaaagagattGAAATGCAGATGAGAAAGCTGCAGAAGATGCAA GATACAATAGCAACACTGAAGGTCAAGATAGCAGTTAATTCACGAAAGTGTGAGGCACAGAACAAAAAATTACGGGACGAAAAGGAAACAATTAAGCAGCATTTTCTGATGCAGAAAAGCCAGATGAATTACCTCCGAGCATGTGAGCACGAGCGACTTGTCAAACTAACGGTAGAGAGTAATGCTGCCATCAAAACACTGAAGGATATCTGTGATAAG GGTGAGCATGTACTGAAGATGGCAGAAATGTGCAGGAAACTGGAAACAGAAGAAGAGAAAGTTctcccattctatgcctcctctCTGACTCCGGAAGAAGAGAAAAAAGTTGAGCATTTGATGATGGTGAAGCCATGTGAAGAGCTTGCTGAG gCAATGATGGACTATGTGACTCTGGAACAATTCTGGAAGCGTTATAATAAGGTTCAGTTGGACCAGATTGTCTTGCAGAAAGAGAAACATACCTTGCTACAGGAGAACAGACGTCTCCGGCAACTTCTGAAACAGTACTTAGATGGAATCTCTGTCAATGAGGAAATCCTATCAAATCTGAACCCTCTCATTGTTatcaacaacaaaacaaatgtgAAAATGAATATGCCTGTGATAGAACCTGCAGCCTCAAAGCTGGTTTACAATGTGACTGAGGCTGCACACATCATTAATCACACAGTCTAA
- the npffl gene encoding pro-FMRFamide-related neuropeptide FF like: MRARSPEYKDGEGNNARRLADDHTMSSPINSIVHMPGKFGRSPSFAFQPQRFGREAQAFSDYSTEGRIRSRGWDVIPPQFWNMAVPQRFGKKK; encoded by the exons ATGAGAGCACGCAGCCCTGAATATAAG GACGGGGAAGGGAACAATGCGAGGAGACTGGCAGACGACCACACAATGAGCTCACCAATCAACTCTATCGTCCACATGCCTGGAAAGTTTGGCAGAAGTCCTTCCTTTGCCTTCCAGCCACAGAG GTTTGGCCGCGAAGCTCAAGCCTTCTCGGACTACAGCACTGAAGGTCGGATACGTTCCAGAGGCTGGGATGTCATCCCGCCTCAGTTCTGGAACATGGCAGTCCCACAGCGTTTCGGAAAGAAGAAATAA